The genome window TTCAATGCCAGGAAGGCGTCGAGCAGTTCGCCGTCACCGGGGAATGCGGCCACGTCGTGCGTCAGAGCACTCACGCCCCCTCCTCCCAATCCACAGAGCTCAACGAGCGGGACAGTTCGAGGTTACCCACCCCGGGCGCCCCACCCTCGCGGGGCGCCCTGACGGGGGGTCAGACGAGGGGGTGCAGCCAGCCGTGAGTGTCGGCGACCTTGCCGGCCTGGATGCCGAGCAGGGTCTCGCGCAGGCGCATGGTGACCGGGCCGGGGGTGCCGGCGCCGACGGTCCAGTCGGCGCGGGCCGACTTGACCGAGCCGACCGGGGTGATGGCGGCGGCGGTGCCGCAGGCGAAGACCTCGGTCAGGGTGCCGTCGGCGTTGCCCTGCTTCCACTCGTCGGTGGAGATCTTCCGCTCCTCGACCGGGTAGCCGAGGTCGGCGGCGACGGTGAGCAGCGAGTCGCGGGTGATGCCGGGCAGCAGCGCGCCGGACAGCGCCGGGGTGACGATCCGGGCGTCCTGGCCCTCGCCGAAGACGAAGTAGAGGTTCATGCCCCCCATCTCCTCGATCCACTTGTGCTCGGCCGCGTCCAGCCAGACCACCTGGTCGCAGCCCTGGGCGGCGGCCTGGGCCTGGGCGACCAGCGAAGCCGCGTAGTTGCCCGCGCACTTGGCCGCGCCGGTGCCGCCCGGCGCCGCCCGCACGTACTCCTCGGAGAGCCAGACCGAGACCGGCTTGACGCCGCCCGGGAAGTAGGCGCCGGCCGGGGAGGCGATCAGGATGAAGAGGTACTCGTTGGCCGGGCGCACGCCCAGGCCGACCTCGGTGGCGAACATGAACGGGCGCAGGTAGAGGGTCTGCTCCGGCTCGTTCGGCACCCAGTCCTGGTCCTGCTGGACCAGGAGCTCGACCGCCTCGACGAAGGTCTCGGCCGGCAGCTCGGGCATCGCCAGCCGGCGGGCCGAGGACTGGAAGCGGGCCGCGTTGGCCTCCGGGCGGAAGGTGGCGATCGAGCCGTCGGGCTGGCGGTAGGCCTTCAGGCCCTCGAAGATCGCCTGCCCGTAGTGCAGCGTCATGTTCGCCGGATCCATCTCGATCGGCGCGTACGGGGTGAGCTGGGCGTCGTGCCAGCCCCGGCCCTCGGTCCAACGGATGGTGACCATGTGGTCGGTGAAGATCCGGCCGAAACCGGGGTCCGTCAGCCGCGCCTGGCGCTCGACCGCCGACAGCGGGTGCGCGGAGGGCTTGAGCTCGAACGTGATGGGCGCCTGGGTGGGCGTGGTCATGGCTTCAGTCCTTCACCGTGGGGTTGGTCAGGGCCGGACCGCCACGGTGCACAGGCACAGCACGGCACGGCCCACTGTCGATACTCGCATCTCAGGGGCCGTGCCGAACAGCTGTGGGGGTTGTGAGTGCGCCTCAGTACTCCTCAGCCGGCCCTCAGCCGGATACTCGGGCGGCGATCGCGTCGCCGACCTGGTGGGTGGAGCGGACCGCGTCGCCGCGTTCGGCCAGGTCGGCGGCGACTGCGGCCTCGACCGCGGCGGACTCGGCGGTGAAGCCGAGGTGCTCCAGCAGCATGGCGACCGAGAGCACGGTGGCGGTCGGGTCGGCCTTGCCCTGGCCGGCGATGTCCGGGGCCGAGCCGTGCACCGGCTCGAACATCGACGGGAACTCGCCGGTCGGGTTGATGTTGCCGCTGGCGGCCAGGCCGATCCCGCCGGTGACGGCGGCGGCCAGGTCGGTGAGGATGTCGCCGAACAGGTTGTCGGTGACGATCACGTCGAACCGCTCGGGCTGGGTGACGAAGAAGATCGTCGCCGCGTCCACGTGCAGGTACTCGGTGGTCACCTCGGGGTACTCGGAGGCGACCTGCTGGAAGATCCGGGTCCACAGGTGGCCGGCGTGCACCAGCACGTTGTTCTTGTGCACCAGGGTGAGCTTCCGGCGCGGCCGGGCGGCGGCGCGGCGGAACGCGTCCCGGACCACCCGCTCGATGCCGAAGGCGGTGTTGAGGCTGACCTCGGTGGCCACCTCCTGCGGGGTGCCGGTGCGCAGC of Kitasatospora viridis contains these proteins:
- a CDS encoding branched-chain amino acid aminotransferase codes for the protein MTTPTQAPITFELKPSAHPLSAVERQARLTDPGFGRIFTDHMVTIRWTEGRGWHDAQLTPYAPIEMDPANMTLHYGQAIFEGLKAYRQPDGSIATFRPEANAARFQSSARRLAMPELPAETFVEAVELLVQQDQDWVPNEPEQTLYLRPFMFATEVGLGVRPANEYLFILIASPAGAYFPGGVKPVSVWLSEEYVRAAPGGTGAAKCAGNYAASLVAQAQAAAQGCDQVVWLDAAEHKWIEEMGGMNLYFVFGEGQDARIVTPALSGALLPGITRDSLLTVAADLGYPVEERKISTDEWKQGNADGTLTEVFACGTAAAITPVGSVKSARADWTVGAGTPGPVTMRLRETLLGIQAGKVADTHGWLHPLV
- a CDS encoding 3-isopropylmalate dehydrogenase, whose amino-acid sequence is MSRSLRLAVIPGDGIGQEVVAEGLKVLTAVLPADVKLETTEYDLGARRYHATGETLPDEVLAELKQHDAILLGAIGDPSVPSGVLERGLLLKLRFAFEHFLNLRPGKLFPGVDSPLAGNPAIDFVVVREGTEGPYVGNGGTLRTGTPQEVATEVSLNTAFGIERVVRDAFRRAAARPRRKLTLVHKNNVLVHAGHLWTRIFQQVASEYPEVTTEYLHVDAATIFFVTQPERFDVIVTDNLFGDILTDLAAAVTGGIGLAASGNINPTGEFPSMFEPVHGSAPDIAGQGKADPTATVLSVAMLLEHLGFTAESAAVEAAVAADLAERGDAVRSTHQVGDAIAARVSG